The Phyllopteryx taeniolatus isolate TA_2022b chromosome 11, UOR_Ptae_1.2, whole genome shotgun sequence genome includes the window CATCTTGTTTTGTCACACTGACCTACTTTTTACATAATACAACAGGTtggggatgtttttgttttctctcaaaAACTAAGGCACTTAGTCGTGCCGACAACGACGGATGCTACAACTGGTCTCTGCAATCAATCATCCAATCCCTTTACAAAAATACTTGAAATCTCCCGTTGTCACATTGAAAGTCTTCACTTCTGCAGGAAGCTATTTCAGTGATCATGGGTATTTTCACAATGCAAAAATGCATGTATGCACGTGTTGATCATCATGTTGATGATTATGTATGTAATAGTGATGAAGGTTTGTCTCGGAGTCTTACTCGTTGCTGCCACAATGTTTCGTATCACATTTCCTCCAGGTCGTTCTGGAAAACACACGTTGGACCAGTCGGGCCACCCATTTCCAGTCAAGCTCCACCTCGTCTCGGCTGTCACCCTACCTGTCACAAGCCTGCAATCAATAACACCCTGACAATGCAATGCACTGTACTACAGTGATGTTATCTAATCTAATTACACTGTGGTTATAACAGGCCAGCTCTTTCATTGGTTTTTCAAACAGGACATTTGCATCTGTGTTTGCACTCGTgaactgaaattttttttttttttacattttatatgtgTCTCAAAGGGTTTCTAGGGTGGCTGAGATCAACTATgaacaaaattgaaaacaacTTCAGAAACTGTAAAATACTTCAATTTTGTTAATTTGGTGGTTTAAATGTAGATCTATTTAAGACTTTCTAAAAGTAATTACCATTTtgcaaatgtgttgtttatTAGTGTAAGTATGTTTGTTAATGTATGCTTCTATCATGTCTTAATGTGCAACAAAGCCATGCAACGATACATAGATAAAATATACTTTGTTTATGATGTACTGTAATGTGCAAACCTTTTATGTAACAATAGAGTCCTCAGCTCAACAAGTCAGTGCAAGGCTATAGATGATATGCTGctataatttaattatttgtaatttaaCTGATGAAAGGATGCCCACTGCGCATACAGTCATCTTTTGTGTCACTACGTTCGCTTAGATAACAGACATTCTCAGTGATACAACATTTTGCAAACCTTTTGCAGCAGGCTTTAATTATAGCAATTATAGCTTATGTGTTCAGGCTACAAAGACTCTTGCTTCAATATTATAACTCACAGAGCAGGGAAAATCCCACCAAAGCTTTAAGACAATTTGACAGTACAGTACGGTATTTGACAGTAGTCAGGAAGAAGACTAGCATCCCTCTACCAACtagttgtctttatttttttatttttttttattttttggggattcAAACTCTGACTCTCTGGTTCCAAAGCAAGTAATTTTACCTCAAATCCTTCCTTTTTTGGCTTTATTGTTACTATTTGCTATTATTATTGTCTATGTcttaaagaagttttttttttcttttgttgtctttatgTTTAGCTGGCTGCTTTCTTTAACggcaaaataaattgcaatataTTGCAGAAGcatctaaattgtaaaatgtaaccattttacataatttgagtTTTTCATTCGTCATATTGTCCTACTTATCATGTAAGTTGGGGATATTTTGGGACTTTCTCTTTAACAGTGtgtcaaacaaaaccaaaaaaaatgtgatcattAAGATGGCCTGTCCCATGAACAAACGTCTATtagggaaaaataaaataaaaatgcacatcaGTCACTGAAATAAGTGAgattgacaaaaataataataaataataatttactgaAGATTAACTACTTAAAATCATGCATTGCTtttgtgtggcatttgtgtaGACAAGCAAAAtttcagtatttaaaaaaaagaaactgacaATGAAACTGGCCTCAACACAAATGATGGTAACATTAACTTCATATTTTgctgcacaaccttttgaggcaatcgcAGCAAACCAAGGATTTCCGGAACTCTCAGCGAGATGTTTGATGTATTTCCACTCACTCACTCCTCGTGAGCTAACTGTCTCAAGTTTGAAGGGTCTCTATTCCACATTGCATGACAAATTTTATCCCAGAAAAACGCAGCTCGCTTGAAGTTGACAACACCTTCACTTCGGTGTATATGTCACGATTCTTCACTTCTGCAAGAAGCTCAGGCAGGGATCGCATAAGAATTGACAGAACATTTTCGcggccggcggcacggtggccgactggttagagcgtcagcctcacagttctgaggtgcggggttcaatccccgtccccgcctgtgtggagtttgcatgttctccccgtgcctgcgtgggttttctccgggcactccggtttcctcccacatcccaaaaacatgggattaattggagactctaaattgcccgtaggcatgactgtgagtgcgaatggttgtttgtttctatgtgccctgcgattggctggcaaccagttcagggtgtaccccgcttcctgcccgatgacagctgggataggctccagcatgaccgcgaccctagtgaggagaagcggctcagaaaatggatggatggatggatggatggattttcgcGGGCATGCACTTGCATGTAGACCCGCGATTAGTGGTCATGTGTGCAGACTGACACTTGCAGCAGCGTGCCTCGCGCAAAGTTGTCTAACTAGAAGCAATTGCAGGGtcaaagacattttaattgaaatacTGTAGGCATCTCCACGTTGGATAGACTGACATTAATGCTGCTGTGTCCTTTGGACAGTCCATTAAGGAGAGGTAGTTACAGCAGAACAGGTTTGGTGATCTCCATGTGGGttggctctcacttgactccaTATAGTGCAGGGGTGGGCTaactttgtgctcaagggccacgttTGATTCTTCAAACAAACAAGGCCAGGTTATTGTAACATGGTTAAAAAGACTTTTGCATGTCAAATTGACACTGTTgtgactttcagcttgtcccattCGTGTTAggtttgcaacaacaacaacaacaaaaattatgcATAATTTATTTGGCACTGTTTTTACACTTACCACCTCTTTTTTCCACCCGCAGCAGTGGCCGGGAATCAAACCCACACCATCGGTATGAATGGCAGCGCATGTTCCACTAGACTACAAGTGTTAATGcgccaaatacatttttatcaaataataagTTTGAATTAGCAAATGTAAATCATTTTCACCAGCCAGTTAGAAAATAGCTATATTCGtgcaataaatgtaataattcttgatcatgtaaatgctcagtgCGTTGCCAGCTGTATGTGGCCCGCAGACCATACTTTGCCCGTCCCTGATGTAGTGTTTGGTCAAAATAAACCGTCTTTGTCTTTGACCTGCATAAATCACTACAGTGTAAAAGGTCCCGGGGCCCTTTACATGAACCCTAAATATCAGGTCCACCATCAGCCCAAGTATCTTCCCACACACTTTGACATCACAAGCCAATACTTTCTTTTCCCAGGATACTCACAGCATCATCTCACAAATGGCAGCCAAACCTTCACACGCCTACGATAGTAATACCACATCGGCATTTTAATGCAGTCGGCCCCACGGTGAAGCCGCTGCTGACGGCTCTGCGCACACGCCcgctccacagcattgacatcACTCGGCTCGTTTGGTCAAACCACAATACGTAACTTTGCACTCACTGCTCGTCTTCAAGAGAAACTGACAGCAGCCGCCTCCTCACACACTTTACTCTTCTCCATATCATGGGGGAATTTCCCTATAATGTCACTATCATATTTTATAGATAAATGCAACTACATCCAGTTTGGTGCAAAAGCAGGCACTGAGTTTTTTTAGATTTTGCCTTTTGCACagtggtccatccatccattttcaccgTGCAATAGAACTATTAAAGACCATCAAGAGATAAATACGCGCATTTCATGGCAGTCCAGTGCAAATGTCATCCGAACAACAAAATcagaaacaatgataacaataatacatgCCATAACCTTGTCGATAGAAGCcgttgacagagcaaatggcgCTGGACCACGGAAATACACTCCTTGCATAATTGTActgacaaaagtgcataacggtaaagacatagaCAGCTTCATAGCAACCATTTGAGTTACACAATTTAGATGCggtgcccttcaaactctgcaaatacaagtgcataaatgatccgaactactcattaaacccattacactcttgtctttgtacATTCATAAtaacggttaaaaaaaaaatacaaaattgttctGACACTTTCAGAAATGCATACATaccgatgcaaaaaaaaaaagaaaactgaactCTTAatacactaagatgcatttgtgttagttttcatggaaaattaATATTAAGCaataagagagagagaaaaaaaactataaatccCAAAATTTCATTTGCATCTTAAGAAAAcataatttaatgtaatttgggacacataacagtaaagacattttgacattaaaaagtgtgaaaaatatcactttaGAACAATTTCTGTTCATAGAAACAAATATGACCTTTTGATttataacaactgccaataattcaaatactcaaaTCAGTCTAATTAACGATTTATTTTCGAAATGAAATTCCGTGCGCTACGTCTTAAACGTTAGtcatcaaattatatgaaaatgaccgaTATACTTCCCACTCACGATCGACTCAATACCCTGAGAATGGAATGatctggatgaatgagaatatttacaGGTACTACCCACTTTGCACTCATTGTACAACTATTACTGTAGCATAATTggactttatttattaatgacCAAATACCAATATGCCACATGTCAATCTTCTGCCCCCTCCCCCATCTTctttacatgacattttaaatTCTCCTCGATGTCTGTTCGTATTTGTTTTCACGTTGTTGGCTGTTTTTATATTAGTATACATGCGGGATGGATatagtatctatctatctatctatctatctatctatctatctatctatctatctatctatctatctatctatctctctctctctctctctatctctctctcttttctctctctctctttctctctctctctctagcttTGTTGTGGCAATTGAGTATTTTCCTTCACAAGAGCGTTCTCTGTTGGAGGAAACGTTGCAATGCATCATTTGCACTACTCAGTACTGTACTGCTCCGAGAGTGAAAAAGAACGTCAATTTGTTCCCCATCactttaaatgttcaaattgaaaatacagtactaaTTTCTAAGGCATGTCAGTCATGAGCCCGAAGAAacctcatcttttttttgtcgccctaacaaaacaataattcattCAAATACAGACTACAGTACAACAAATACTATCATTTGCTACAGTAAAATCAAATACTACTAACATCCCCCTTAAACTTTTACACGGTCCAAAAGGCGAAATTATGCAATATACCAGGTGCACCGGAAGGCATCGCGAGACGCGTTCAGGAGCGTTCGGATTATTTGACACTGTCCGGACATTTTTGTGCGATGGACTCGCAACCGCCACCAAAACCGTGGGAACGGCGGATTCCCGGGACCATTGGGACGCCGATAAATTACAGGTAAACACACGGAGCAGTTTGCTGTCCTAATGTGCGGCTCGTTAGCAATATTTGTCGACGTACTGGCAGTACCAACGTCGCGTGTTTGCTAAGTAGCGATGCTAAAGTCCGAGTTCAGCGGAGCGGACGTGAAAAGCGAGACGTCTGTAAAAAGCGTGATGGTAATGAACAAATATCATATCACTATTGTACTATATCGCTATTTGTCACCACCTTCAGAAGTGGCAAGGAAACTATTGTCGTGTTGTTTTGCTAACTCAGTAGCCTGGCCTAATATCGTGGCCTTCCAATGTGTTCGAAATGAAGATACTAGTGCCGCACCTCTTGCCCATAGTATTCAATAACACAATGTGGTTCTTCCTCCTCAACGGGGCACGGGACTGTTACTCTGGTGCTCTTATTTATTCGCATTTGAACTAGTATTATTCgattattcataatttatttaaaCAGAGATAGTACACAAATAGTAACCTATGCAGAGCTGGCAGAAGTACTCATACTCTGCATTTACAGATACCTTTCTTTAAAAAGGATAACGTTAGTTacgattcaactcctttacattggtaaaagtaaaaacaataataataataaaaatttaaaaaaggtacaCCCTCTGAAAGGTATTTTAGTGCAAAAGAAAAGTAAGAATTACTGCCatttgtatacatatatatttttgtaactttgcattaatgggggggaaacaaaacaactgCACACAAAATGGTTTCCcttttttattaacttgcatgATACTCaactgaaaagaacaaaaattggacATGCTACCAAAACGTGTTCTCATGGCTTTGCTAACATTTTGGATGaactgacttaaaaaaaaaaaaatgtaaatatagttGACcataacaacattaaaaaaaatcattttacttGTATGTGTTTATTCATATTAGACTGACAATGTTTGAAATCAactaaggagtagaaagtacagatgtctgtttttaaatgtcggGTTGTAAAAATAGTCTTCTGAAATTTGAATACTCAAGTAtgtgaaaaatctacttaagtacagtgacaaagtatttgtactttgttacttgaaTCTACTGAACCCATGTACATCTGTTCCTATGACCAAACAGATCTACAGACTTTGGACCTCCTGCAGGCCCCTCTATTGGCCCTCCTGTCCTAAGCAGAGTTGCACCTCCGCTACCTCCACGTCCCATGCAGCAGTCCTACCGTCCGGCTTATAGCTCCTTCACCTCCTCTTATAGCCCCTATGGGGGCTCCGTCTACGGGGGCTACAGCCCGTACAGCCCTTACAGCGGCGGCTACGGCCTCGGAGGTTACGGTCGCTTCCCGCGAGCCGAGGATGCCGCCCCCAGTCGCTTCGTACAACAGGCGGAGGAAAGCAGCCGTGGCGCTTTCCAGTCCATCGAAAGCATCGTCCAAGCCTTCTCCTCAGTTAGCATGATGCTGGACGCCACTTTCTCAGCTGTCTATAACAGCTTTCGTGCTGTGCTGGATGTGGCGAACCATCTGACGCGGTTACGTGCGCACCTCACCAGGGTTTTGTCTGCATTTGCGTTGGTGCGCACCTTGCGATACCTCTACCGACGTTTACAGAGACTGCTGGGTCGGGGGTCCGCCGCTGAAGTTGAGGATTTGTGGGAAGACAGTGCAAGCGATGCCCTGGCAACAAGTTCATCCAGAGGCTCTGGAGCAGGAATGGACGATCAGACTGTAAAGTCATGGCCAATCTTTCTGTTTTTTGCCGTCGTCCTGGGTGGACCCTACCTAATTTGGAAACTGCTCAGCTCTGCCACTGGCTCTGAAGACAGAGGTGAGATTTTTGTCGCATACAAGATATTATACTTGAAGAAAAAGTTTGATTCACATTATATGCGCTCTGTCGAGGCAATTCTTATGGTGTTTGGGTACATCTGATCAAAGACTGGTTCGTTTCAGTCGGTTCACTTTACTGGTCTCAGCATGCTAGGAAGAGATTTGACCTTAGCAAGATTGGGCAAGCAAGAGCCCCTTTTACACCGCAGGAACCCGTTTGAGGAACGTCCCTAACTACCTTGGTAGTTTGAGTTGCCCCTGTTtttctaccaaaaaaaaacctaccaGGGTACAGACGGTTCCTCAAGGATTATTTAGTTCCTTCTGTTCCCCAGGGTCTTCTTAAAACTACCATGGAATCTTGAGGGGGCGGGCTGTAcaaacgagggctgattggatGACAGACGTCTGTGGCATCACACCATTTGTTTACTTTTCACATTCAGAGCCAACATTACTTGTTGTATGTGGTGCTACGTAAGGCCCGAAATAAGTGga containing:
- the pex13 gene encoding peroxisome biogenesis factor 13 isoform X1, which codes for MDSQPPPKPWERRIPGTIGTPINYRSTDFGPPAGPSIGPPVLSRVAPPLPPRPMQQSYRPAYSSFTSSYSPYGGSVYGGYSPYSPYSGGYGLGGYGRFPRAEDAAPSRFVQQAEESSRGAFQSIESIVQAFSSVSMMLDATFSAVYNSFRAVLDVANHLTRLRAHLTRVLSAFALVRTLRYLYRRLQRLLGRGSAAEVEDLWEDSASDALATSSSRGSGAGMDDQTVKSWPIFLFFAVVLGGPYLIWKLLSSATGSEDRATNWASGEDDHVVARAEYEFSASSEEEIAFRAGDMLNLAPKEQQPRVRGWLLASLDGRTTGLVPANYVKVLGKRRGRKQAEMERLAQDQQGNSQDSRTTLATNVNPSSEELLESAYKETPTSTSVGLSNSSSSTVVNVPEKTDL
- the pex13 gene encoding peroxisome biogenesis factor 13 isoform X2 codes for the protein MQQSYRPAYSSFTSSYSPYGGSVYGGYSPYSPYSGGYGLGGYGRFPRAEDAAPSRFVQQAEESSRGAFQSIESIVQAFSSVSMMLDATFSAVYNSFRAVLDVANHLTRLRAHLTRVLSAFALVRTLRYLYRRLQRLLGRGSAAEVEDLWEDSASDALATSSSRGSGAGMDDQTVKSWPIFLFFAVVLGGPYLIWKLLSSATGSEDRATNWASGEDDHVVARAEYEFSASSEEEIAFRAGDMLNLAPKEQQPRVRGWLLASLDGRTTGLVPANYVKVLGKRRGRKQAEMERLAQDQQGNSQDSRTTLATNVNPSSEELLESAYKETPTSTSVGLSNSSSSTVVNVPEKTDL